The window caagaaaTCAGACCTctacatgtctggttcatccttgggagcaatttccaaacgcctgaaggtaccacgtacatctgtacaaataatagtacgcaagtataaacaccatgggaccatgcagccatcttaccgctcaggaaggaggcgcgtcctgtctcctagagatgaacgtcctTTGGtgtgaaaggtgcaaatcaatcccagaacaacagcaaaggaccttgtgaagatgctggaggaaaccagtacaaaagtatctatatccacagtaaaacgagtcctatatcgacataacctgaaaggccgctcagcaaggaagaaaccactgctccaaaacctcaatttaaaaaagccagactacagtttgcaactgcacatggggacaaatatcatactttttggagaaatgtcctctggtctgatgaaacaaaactagaactgtttggccataatgactatcgttatgtttggaggaaaaagggggatgcttgcaagccgaagaacaccatcccaaccgtgaagcacaggggtggcagcatcatgttgtgggggtgctttgctgcaggaggtgtcagaggaaggccctaaaaatggtcaaaaattgtcactagccaccctagtcataaactcttctctctactaccgcatggcaagcggtaccagagtgccaagtctaggataAAAAGGCTTCaactgtttatcatatatgcatagtcactttaactatacattatgTACATACTagctcaattgggccgaccaaccagtgcttccGCACATTGGCAAACTGGGCGATCTGCATTGTGTgccgccacccgccaacccctcttttatgctactgctagtctctgttcatcatatatgcatagtcactttaaccatttctacatgtacatactacctcaatcagcctgactaaccggtgtctgcatGTAGCCCGCTACTTTTATAGCatcgctacagtatatagcctgtctttttactgttgttttatttctttacttaccttttgttcacctaacaccttttgtGCACtataagtaaccatttcactgtaaaatctataccggttgtattcggcgcacgtgacaaataaactttgatttgatttgagggactggtgcacttcacaaaatagatggcatcacgaggagggaaaattatgtggatacattgaagcaacatatgaagacatcagtcgggaagttaaagcttggtcgcaaatgggtcttcaaatggacaatgaccccaagcatacttccaaagttgtagcaaaatggctttaaggacaacaaagtctaggtattggagtgaccatcacaaagccctgacctcatcctatagaacatttgtgggcagaactgaaaaggcgtgtgcgagcaaggaggcctacaaacctgacttggttacaccagctctgtcaggaggaatgggccaaaattcacccaacttattgtgggaagctgaaacgtttgacccaagttaaacaatttaaaggcaatgctaccaaatactaattgagtgtatgtcaacttctgactcactgggaatgtgatgaaagcaataagagctgaaataaataattatttctgctattattctgacatttcacattcttaaaataaagtggtgatcctaactgacctaagacagggaatttttacgaggattaaatatcaggatttgtgacaaactgagtttaaatgtatttggctaagatatatgtacatttctgacttcaactgtacatattaactcaattacctcaactaaccggtgaccccgcacattgactctgtatcgatACCCGCTGTATGTAGCCTTTCTTGTTATTTAACTGCTGCTGTTAAATTATTTGtcacttttattttctattttttacttaacactttttaaatgtatttttcttaacttcttaaagcattgttggttaagggcttgtaagtcagcatttcactgtaaggtctacctatacctgttgtattaacctaagcgcatgtgacaaacaaaacttgatttgatttgccaagtgtctgaatgtccttgagtggcccagtcagagcccagacttgaacccgattgaacatctctggagagacctgaaaatagctgtgcagcaacgctccccatccaacctgacagaatttGAGAGGAtctcaaatctaattgtatttgtcccttgcgctaaatacaacaggtagaccttacagtgaaatgcttacttacaagcccttaacacgTATTTTTCttaaatgcattgttggttaagtaaaaaaatagataagtaaaaaatataGATAACATAATtaaagtaaaataacagtagcgaagATAGTCGAGGTAATTCGTACATGtcggtagagttaaagtgactctgcagagaagaatgggcgaaatagcccaaatacaggtgacaagcttgtagcatcatacccaagaagactgactgactcaaggctgtaatcgcggccaaatgtgcttcaacaaagtactataCTGAGTAATAGGTCTGAATatttctgtaaatgtgatatttcagttttgtatttttgatAAATtattaaacatttctaaaaatctgtttttgctttgtcattatgggctattgtgtgtagattttcgttcttatatttcttaattccattcctttactttttAGATTCGTGTGTATTGCTAGATATTATtagtgcactgttggagctaggaacacaagcatttcgctacacccgcaataacatcagccaaatatgtgtatgcgaATGCAACccataacattttatttaataaGCTAAGATATTGTCGATAATGAAAGACAAAAAAATATTCGAAGCCTAAATAGATAACAccgtggctaacgttagctacgttATAGTAGCTAGCCTGGCTGGCTTGGAAATCACCAGAAAGTCGGAGTTGAAAGGTCTCAAATAATATTTAAACATAGAAAATTTAAAAGTAAGGTTTCAAAAACGCTTACCTTTATAAAATGATCACAGGCACCAAAGCCCTGAACCAAACTGGTTGCCTGGGTCTATTGGTGAAAACACGAATTCTGTTATTTACGCTTGCGCATCACTAAAAAGTAACAAAACGGCATATAAAAGCCATACAATTTGTTTCATTATATGGCgtatttttgtaggcactaactccgccGTGGTTCATTGGATAAACCCCGAAAAGGGTATTTGGTAAACCCAGGCGTAGGAGATATTATAccttttgttctatgagataatcttcatcaaCCAAGGTCACTTTTTGTGAATTTATGTAAGCACaaaaaggcttcataattcacaAAAGTAATGTTAACTGACAGTTATGATCttatagaacaaaacgtataagatctcgtaagctcagaccttattttctgaGTTTATTCCATTTTTCCCATGGCCTTGTTAAATTTAAACAATGACTGAACCAACCAGAGGTAACTCATATCCGGATTTTAGGAATACAAACTGGCAAACTTTATGGCGCTTTCAATGCCGCATTTACATTGAATCGGAACTTGGAAGTTTCCGACTTGCTGATTCTTTGAACGCGGCACGTGTATgactacaaccagttagcaagtcgaaAATATCAGAGTTTCGTAGTTCCGACTAGCAAGGGAATGAGGCTCAAGACAACTGGGACTCGGAAAAAGATGAgatcaaatcatgacgtcagtggtCTTCAGGTCGAAAGTCGGAGCTCAAGAAAGAGTTCCCAaattggaattccgagttggatgacctttcAAATAGATGTTTCTATTTGACATTCTCACAGGCCCatcctcatcaacggggctgctgTGGAGGCGGTCAAAAaaagttcctctgcatacacataTCCGAGGAGCTGAACAGATATCTATCATGCCaccaccccaatggacatttatcaGTCACTGTTAAAAATATCTATTATGTTTCTGTTTCATTCACACTTGCACTTCTGGATCCCGGAGCTTAAGAATTTCACTATACACTGCAACTACATCTGTGTTCCTATGCATGTGACAAAATAAAAATGGAATCTAATACTTTCAATCTAGACGCCATATTGTTAAAGTGACATCAACATGAGTGTTGTACAAAACAAGGTCAtcagtttctgggaccaatcgGAATGGCTAGAATGTGTTCTAGAAATCGTCGAGGAGgcactcagatccagactcattgcggagAAAAAAAATGAACGTCCGTGGGCGTGGAGTAGCAAGACGTTTGGATAGCCAGGGGTGTGTTCAGTTCGCTTGAACACTTGCTACGTTTCGGAATGGTTTGTACTGACCAACACATTTCCCCAAAATGTTCTTGTACATTCTTGAACAGACTTTGAGATAAGTTTGCTCCGTTAGGTGTGTGTGCCTTGGTATGGCTTCAAGCAATGAATTATGTATTTAAAGCGCAGTGCTTTAAATGCAGTGCTTCCTACTCAGATGGGCCTGGTAGCTCTCCACCATGATACACTTCTCACTGAAGGGGCAGACGGTCCGCGTCGTTTTACTGGGGTTCTAACACACTTCCTGTTTACAACCAGGCTGCATCTTAAGGAAGATCAGGTCCAGAGAGTTGGTAACCACAGCCAGTTTCAGCTCTGCGTCTCCTAGGATCTCTTTGGGGGCTGTGGTGTTAATGTCAAAGTTGAGGAACCGAAGGTCACTGCTGTCATTTGTGTAGTCTATACTCCCGCCTCATGAAGTCACAGTTGGCCTTCTGTGTGCGTTCAACCAGTTGTTGGGTGGAGTAGAACATCccaggacagtagagacagttgaGCCCGTCTGAGGCCCTTCTCAGACAGGAGGATCTTAGAACACATTTGACAGTCTTGTCAGTCATCTTCCTGAGGAAGGGAGCGCGAGGCAGCCAGGCACATCACATATACACCACATATTAAACATATGCTCCAATTTTCCAGATGAAGCCACCCTGAACTGAAACACTTTCAATTGAGATTAATTGTGaatgatttttaatttatttttaaaatcgAGGACTAGCCTTACACTGGGTCTGAGAATACAGGCTGTGATAACTGGTTGACTGGTTTTAATAACTGCAATGGAAAAAAGGTGACTTGTCAGTAACATAAAAAGAGAGCCTGTCTGTAGTCCAGCTGTTCATAAAGTCTAATATTGAAAAGACAGATTCGCTCCCATTGGGAATCACACAAAGCAATGGGAAGAACCAATCAGTATCTGTATTTTGTAGAGTAGTCCTTCGGAGATACGACCAGACCTCGTCCCTTTCTCGCCCCTCGGTAAACGGTCTCAACAATGTCAATCATCTCCTGCTTGTCCTCCATGGTCcagttgatcttgttgttgttaCCGGTCCCCAGATCTATCATGATGTGCTTGTTCCTGGAAGAGTGCAGAGGTCAAGAGAAGGAATATTTTAGTTTCACAGTCATGCAGGACTAAAACAGCAGCGTGGGGCTGTTTAAAGCTGAGCATCCCTTTGCTTTTCACAACTTGCCTATATGGCCTGTGTTCACAATACCCATTTGTGTTGAACATTTGCATTCATTTAGCAAGTCAAAACTAGAGATTGGTTTGCAGGGCTCTGAAGTGAAGGTGGACATGATAACTTGAAATTCACCTGAAGAAGAACATGACAGTACAAGGGTCATACAGCTCGTACATCTTGTTGAAGTCCGGCACCTCTGTGATGTCCACCAAATAGATGACTGCAAAATTTTTCACCTGTAGTGAGGAATAGTGATGTTGGTACTGTAAAAATAGCAACGTTCAATGAAACGTAGTCACAGATGTGAAATACAAACATCAACATTGGTACAATAACATATATCTTACCTTTTCAGCTATGCTGTACAACACCTCGTCCATTTTCATACATGTTGGGTCCCAATCGTGTCCAAACCTAATAACCAGGGCTCTGTCCTCCTCGGATAGAATGGCTTGGTCGACCTGCCAGCCGTTGTGGAGATGAGGTAGCATGTACGACATTTTGATGCTGCAGTGTTAGCGCGTATCTCCTGGGAGAGACATGTTGGAAAGTAACACGTTTAACGTTAAAACGACTTGGTACAACTTAGATTTGCGAAGAAATATCAAAATGTTGTTATTAACTATATTTCACAGCGGAACACCCGTTTATTTAGATATAAATTAGATAACTGAGGCTAAAAGCGAGAAAGCACTATTGCCACTGTTGGAAGcctagctagataacgttagctaggcaCTGGCATGGAAATTCCCAGAAAGTCAAAGTTGAAAGAACAAATAAAATGACAGCATTGAAAATATAGAAGTAGCTAAGGTTTCAAAAACACGCTTACCGTATGAAATTATTCAAGCCCCAAAGCGTGAATTGAAACAAATCGGTAGCCTGGGTCTGTCAGTGAAAAGACGAACAAgaaagtggcttctattttggtCGTATAGTTataacagccacaaagtcataaaccccgcctatttctactACTTATCTTTGTAACGTTTGATTTAttttaaccctcaccttaaccacactgctaagcctaaccttaaattaagaccaaaagcgacattcttttttttttgaatttttaCGATATAGAAAATGTTGACTTTGTAACTAGTGGAAATCCTGTTGGTTACGTCACTAATACGCGACAATATGAATGGACGGCGCATACCAGACGAGTCAGTAAGTGCATAAAACAATGAGACATATTTCATATTTATTTGCTAAACAATTTCGAACAGATTTTTGCTTTTTTCAAGAGTCTCACTCAATTTTGgctgatgccaacttctggaggtcacagtggggcaacgatatttgtctctcccatggatctgaacgctccgccggtgtcactacaatgaaaaatacctttggtggtaatattctacactcggaatgtgacccctttggtcactttatttgGAAAAGTTGgatcttactgatatatggagagagaggttaccGGCCGAAAGATCATTCACGTGGAGTAACAAAACAGGttccagacaatccagaatatatttttggcttatatccaaatgtattgatagtgagtgtgttactacacatatttgtactactcccctcacagaccatagggctatttacattgatatcaaaatatttacccctgatacgaaccttggtagagcatcctactggaagctaaatagctcattattaaataatgatatagttcaatttgaggttaaagatctgctctcacacttttgggaaagggcttgtgaagaaaaatcttattgcaagaactgggagctctttacatttgaggtgtccaaatatcttagaaaatatggtagtaatcttgctaagaccagaagagctgaggaggaaaaggtgttcattaagataacttccctttctcagaggtccccagtCGACCTCttggggaggagaagatggaactaattgagttacaaaataaactggacaatatatataaattaaaagcagaaggagcctttattagatctaggaaaaaatggattgaggagggagaacagaattcatcctatttctttagacttgagaaatttcactcaaaaaataacactatccataagttaaacattgatggtgttattacagatgaccaaaaattaatcgctaaatactgtagcaatttttacagaaaattgtatagctcaacatactgtcaggaatccacagatatgttttttaactcactgaataatgttcactctatcactgatatagaatctaaacagtgtgatgaacccatcaaagttgaagagattatagagtctatcaaacatctaaagaacaataaatcaccaggtgttgatggaattacatcagaattttacaaattattttctgaacaagtagctcccttcctattttaagtctttttagagagtattaaaaacaatgttctccctcctacaatgagtcaggggttaataacactgatacctaagcctaaaaaataagtgctgctcatcgataactggcgtccaatttgtcttcttaataatgactataagatattatccttactacttgcaaaaataattaaagaagtcctggatgcaatcattgatgaaacacagtctggcttcatgaggaacagacatatttctaacaatatcagactagtattagacatacttgtctactcagacctaataactgaggatagcttcatattattttttagatttttataaagcatttgacacagtagagcatcagtttctcttccactcccctgagagacttggctttggggaaTTTTTCTGgaaggctattaagactctctatgcaaatggtaacagctctatcaaattgaaatatggcacctcacctagatttgagttaaagagaggaattaggcaaggttgtcctatctctccataactgtttttattaatcacccaacttcttgcaatttttttaaataatagtcctgtacaaggtatttccatagctggtaaagaaattattacaagccagctggctgatgatactacactttttctgaaagacgctaaccaaattcccatatcgatcaatgtgattacaatccttttccaaagcgtctggtctatatcttaacattaataaatgtgaactcatagctgtcaaagattgtgtgacaccttcatattacagtattccagtaaaagaagaacttacatatttaggcataaccattacaaaggatcaaaAGTCTAGAGGTTAAGTAAATTTTAACCCACTTATTAAAAATACCCAGAAGAAggtaaatcaatggctacagagggacttatctttaaaaggtagagtcctaataaccaagtccgaaggtatctctagactaacatggcgctctatctttatatcttgacagtaaaataagcaaagagatagaccagatgcttttcaaatttctttggagaaaccgtacccattacattaggaaaactgttgtattGAACACATGAtaatggtggactgaattttctggacattactactttaaataatactttaaagatcaattggataaaacaattcctaaggagacccacttctatctgaaATTTGaatcctcatcatgtcttctctacttttggtggccttaacttcatgttgttttgcaattataatattgacaaaattccagtgaaactttctgcttttcatcagcaggttttcttgtcatggtccttaatttataaacacaatttttctccacacagatattatatatggaataatcgggatatatcgTATAAAAAAACTTCTTGTTTTTAGAATAAtggttccgaaataatatccttttggtgagccaactggtaaatgcagagggtctttcactcagttataaggaattcttatcacttagacaccattccctcaggtgttgctctgTTATTCAGGAAGGTGTCAAGACCTGATCcccagagcctaccttctattgaccctgttgactcatcagtaggaaagatttgtttctcttttagtccattcaacaacagagcgatacgaaccttg of the Oncorhynchus kisutch isolate 150728-3 linkage group LG17, Okis_V2, whole genome shotgun sequence genome contains:
- the LOC109875601 gene encoding thioredoxin-like protein 4A, with product MSYMLPHLHNGWQVDQAILSEEDRALVIRFGHDWDPTCMKMDEVLYSIAEKVKNFAVIYLVDITEVPDFNKMYELYDPCTVMFFFRNKHIMIDLGTGNNNKINWTMEDKQEMIDIVETVYRGARKGRGLVVSPKDYSTKYRY